In the Sus scrofa isolate TJ Tabasco breed Duroc chromosome 6, Sscrofa11.1, whole genome shotgun sequence genome, one interval contains:
- the IRX6 gene encoding LOW QUALITY PROTEIN: iroquois-class homeodomain protein IRX-6 (The sequence of the model RefSeq protein was modified relative to this genomic sequence to represent the inferred CDS: inserted 1 base in 1 codon), with product MSFPHFGHPYGSASQFLVSASSSATCCESAPRSVPDVASGSTPAAALCCASYDSRLLGSARPELGAALGIYGAPYSAAAAAQSYPGYLPYSPEPPALYGALNPQYEFKEAAGTFTPGLGQPGAYYPYESTLGQYQYDRYGAVELSGAGRRKNATRETTSTLKAWLNEHRKNPYPTKGEKIMLAIITKMTLTQVSTWFANARRRLKKENKMTWVPKNKGGEERKEDGAAEELLGCLNGDTKDVTASQERQEARGLRLSDLEDLEDEEEEADEEEAVVTATDRLAELHKDTLSLPAAAAAAPCAADREGRPERRECSLAAPRFSFTEPPRSGEADFLRAEPGGPTLTMHYPCREKPRIWSLAHTAAASGVEGAPPTLPRPRSSERHLIPGQPPGXRRATRVPRDSACEESSRIAKAFGNPTFALQGLPLNCAPCPRRREPAVQCQYPSGAEG from the exons ATGTCCTTCCCGCACTTTGGACACCCCTATGGCAGCGCTTCCCAG TTTTTGGTGTCTGCAAGTTCCAGCGCCACTTGCTGCGAATCCGCCCCGCGCTCCGTCCCAGATGTGGCCTCAGGCTCCACCCCGGCGGCGGCGCTCTGCTGCGCTTCCTACGACAGTCGGCTGCTGGGGAGTGCGAGGCCCGAGCTGGGCGCGGCCCTGGGCATATATGGAGCTCCCTACTCggctgctgcagctgcccagaGCTACCCAGGCTACCTGCCCTACAGCCCGGAGCCGCCCGCTCTGTACGGGGCGCTG AATCCACAGTATGAATTTAAAGAGGCGGCAGGGACCTTTACACCTGGCCTGGGGCAACCGGGAGCCTATTATCCCTATGAGTCGACTCTGGGGCAGTACCAGTATGACCG GTATGGTGCGGTGGAGTTGAGTGGCGCTGGGCGCAGAAAGAACGCCACCCGGGAGACCACTAGCACGCTCAAGGCCTGGCTGAACGAGCACCGCAAGAACCCCTACCCCACCAAGGGCGAGAAGATCATGCTGGCCATCATCACCAAGATGACCCTCACCCAGGTGTCCACCTGGTTCGCCAACGCGCGCCGGCGCCTCAAGAAGGAGAACAAGATGACGTGGGTGCCCAAGAACAAAggcggggaggagaggaaggaggacgGTGCAGCAGAGGAATTGCTGGGCTGCCTAAATGGGGACACCAAAG ACGTTACTGCGAGCCAGGAGAGACAGGAGGCTCGGGGGCTCCGGCTGAGTGACTTGGAGGACCtggaagatgaggaggaggaggcggatgAAGAGGAGGCAGTGGTCACAGCTACGGACCGGCTGGCTGAACTCCATAAAGACACTCTGTCGCTgccagcggcggcggcggcggcgccctGTGCAGCGGATCGAGAGGGCCGGCCAGAGCGCAGGGAGTGCAGTCTGGCGGCGCCCCGCTTCTCCTTCACTGAGCCCCCCAGATCAGGAGAAGCCGACTTCCTCCGGGCGGAGCCAGGAGGCCCCACGTTGACCATGCACTACCCCTGCAGGGAGAAACCGCGCATCTGGTCTCTGGCGCACACCGCGGCAGCCAGCGGCGTCGAGGGTGCACCTCCAACCCTGCCCAGGCCACGAAGTTCTGAGCGCCATCTGATCCCCGGACAGCCTCCAG CCCGGCGCGCCACCCGCGTCCCCAGAGACTCCGCATGCGAAGAGTCTTCCCGAATAGCCAAAGCCTTTGGAAACCCCACGTTTGCCCTACAGGGCCTGCCGCTGAACTGTGCGCCCTGCCCGCGGCGGAGGGAGCCCGCAGTACAGTGCCAGTACCCTTCAGGAGCAGAAG gttag